TCGCCCTACCTTAGACGGATCCACACCGAGAACAATGAGCTCAGCCGCCTGATAGATACTCTCTTGGGTTACAGCCGCCTCGCCAGTGGCTATCAAGCCGCACACAGCGCGCCTTTTACGCTGCACGAGCTGGCCAGCTCACTCCTTGGGGATTGCCGCTTTGAAGCGGCGCCAACACAACGTATCGAGTGGCAGGACTTGGCGGCCTGCAGGCATATCGCCCTTGAAACCGACCAAAGCCTGCTGCAACGGGCGCTGGAAAACCTGGTACGCAACAGCCTTAAATATGCGGGAACTGAGTGTCATATTCAGATACGTAGCCACTGCGATAATAACTGGCTCAATATCACAGTGGCGGATGATGGCCCGGGTATCGATGCGGCCAAGCTCGAAACCTTATTCCATCCTTTCACCCGCTTCGATGAGGCACGCCATGCCAGTCAGGGCGGCTTTGGGCTGGGGCTTGCCATAGTGAGGGAGTGTGTGCGCCTGCTCGGAGGCGACGTTTCTGCCGGGCGCAGTGAGCTGGGTGGGTTGGAAGTTAGGCTGTCGCTGCCGATGCGGCTTAAAAGGCTGGCCGCTGCCAAAAAGGCCAATTAATATATGCGTATGATTTGCTTTTGGAAGCTGCACGGATGTCTAGCCTGAGCCCAAGCCGGATCTGGCATATAGTCACCCTCATTCCCGAGGGCAAGGTGCTGAGTTACGGTAAAGTGGCCGACCTTGCCGGTTTGCCGGGGCGTGCCCGTTATGTGTCCCGGGCGCTCAAGCTCGCGCCGGACAGTCTGGAGCTGCCCTGGCACAGGGTAATTAACAGCCAGGGCAAAATAGCCTTCCCAAAAGACACTGAACCCTTTCGGCAGCAGCAGGAAAGCCTTCGTCTTGAAGGCGTTACCGTGAACCAAGGCAAAATTAACTTGTCTGAATATGAGTGGCGACCCGATATGGCCACCCTGATTTTGAGTCTGCCTTACTGACGCCAAGGAGCTGTATGCGCAAGTTTCTGTTATCCCTCGCCCTGCCTTTGCTGAGTTTGGGTGCCCAGGCACAAAGCTCACTCTCACCCTTTGAGGCCAACTACAAGGTGCTCTACGGCGACATTGGTCTGGGCAAAGCCCATTTCAGCCTGCCGGCACCCGAAGGCCACTATTACGAGTACAACTTTACCAGCGAACTGAGCCTGCTGTTTTTGAGTGATGAGCGCAGCATCAAGAGTAAATTTCGACTTACCGATCATGGCCTCGAACCCATGGTGTTTATGCATCAGCGCACCGGCACCGGCAGTGATTTCAGCGAGCAGGTGGCGTTTTTGAAAGACAAGTCCATCGTACGCAGCAACTACAAGGGCGAACACATAGAATTGCCCTTTGAGAGCCAGCTCTACGACACCATGATGGTACAGCTGCAGTTCCGACAGGATCTGATTGATGGAAAAGACAGCCTCGAGTACCACATGGTGAAGGACAACGAAATTGACGAGTACTCCTTTAAACGCATCGGCGAAGAAGTGTTGAACATCGATGGCACTGAATATCGCACCCTGCGCCTTGAGGTCGTTCGCGACAGCAAAAAGCGCAAAACTGTGGTTTGGATGGCGCCGGATCTGGCCTATCTGCCAGTGCGCATGACCCACTTTGAAAAGGGCGATAAACAGCTGGATGTGCAATTGACCGGCTATCGCTTTACCGACACGTCACCCGCACCACTGGCATCGAACCCCTGAATGGTTAAATACACAATAAAAAAGCCGGAGTTATCCGGCTTTTTTATTGTGTATGCCCCAGCCTGAATACAGTTGACACACCAGGTGCTTAACTGGCTCGGTGGACAATATCCAGCCACAGTGATGGGCAGATGTATCAGGCACGCGCCATCAGGCTTTACCGCCCTTACTCAGGCGCTGCCACAAAGGCGCCGCCGCCAACAACTTCCCCTTTACAGAACAGCTGCCACTGCCCGGGCTGCATGATGTTCCAGGCCTCGTTGTCGGTTAATGGCCGGGTGGCAATCACGGTGACCACATCCTTGGGGGTGGTTTCTTTGTCAAAATCTATCACTACATCTGTGTCTATCAACTTGGCCTTGCCAAAGGGCGCACGGCGGGTGATGTGGCTTAAGTTATTACTGCAAAAGCTCATCAGATAGTTGCCTTCAGAGAGGATCATATTAAACACCCCAAGAACGCGGATCTCTTCGGCAAGTTCAGCAACATAGGCAAACACCGGCAACATGTCTTTGGGCCTCTCATCACCAAAACGGGCAACGAGTTTCTCTAATATCCAGCAAAACGCCAGCTCACTGTCGGTATCACCTACAGGGCGAAACCGGCGCACAGCAAACTTGTCTTTATAGTCACTCAGCTGGCCGTTGTGGGCATAGGTCCAGTTCAGGCCCCAGAGTTCCCTGTCGAAGGGGTGGGTGTTTTCCAATGCCACACAGCCGCGGTTGGCCTGACGGATATGGCTAATCACGGTTTCGCTTTTTATGGGGTAGGACTTAATCAAGCGGGCAATGTGCGACTCGCTGGACGGACAGGCGTCTTTAAAAGTGCGGCTGCCCTTGCCTTCATAAAAGGTAATGCCCCAGCCATCCACATGGGGGCCTGTTACCCCGCCACGCTCGGCCAGCCCGGTAAAGCTGAACACAATGTCAGTGGGTACATTGGCGCTCATCGCCAGTAATTCACACATAGTCAAGGCACCTGAAAGGTCACAAACACAACAACTAACTTATTGTAACTTTGCCCTTTGTTGATGGGAATGCCAGGACAATCGAAAAAATTTAAACATTTGTTTGAAAAATGCTTGTGTTCGCTCCCGGTTGGATTTACTTTTTAATGCGACACAGGTCTGACCACACACTATACTTGTGATCAGGATCGCTTATATGACCCGCCTGGAGAAGGGTTATGAATAAAGGAGAACGAGAGTGACTACCCTACTTTGGAGTATCGCGCTGCTTGTGGTGCTTGGTGCCTGCGCTTATTTGCGGGTGTCCTTGCTGACCGCCACGGCCGCAGCCGCCATTATGTTGACCGCGGGATGGACCTTGGATGTTGTTGGCCTATGGGGCGGCATCATCTTTTTGGTTATCGCCCTGCCCCTGAACATCAGCAGTATTCGTCAGAGCCTGATCACCCGTCCGCTGCTGAAGCTGTACCGTGGGATCATGCCTGAGATGTCTTCCACTGAAAAAGAAGCCATCGATGCAGGTACCACCTGGTGGGAAGCTGATTTGTTCGCCGGTAACCCCAACTGGAAAAAGCTGCACAACTACCCCACAGCCCGCCTCTCTGCCGAAGAGCAAGCCTTTCTCGATGGCCCTGTGAACGAAGTGTGCCGCATGGTGAACGAGCATCAGGTATCCCACGAGCTGGCCGATCTCCCTGCTGACGTGTGGCAATATCTGAAAGACAACGGCTTCTTCGCGATGATCATCAAGAAGAAGTACGGTGGTCTCGAGTTCTCCGCCTATGCCCAATCCCGCGTGCTGCAAAAGCTGGCAGGTATTTCCAGCGAGCTGGCCTCTACGGTGGGCGTGCCTAACTCCCTCGGCCCCGGTGAGCTGTTGCAGCATTACGGCACGGCCGAGCAGCAGGACTACTACCTGCCACGTCTGGCCAAGGGTCTTGAAGTGCCTTGCTTTGCCCTGACCAGCCCTGAAGCCGGTTCAGACGCAGGTTCTATTCCTGACTACGGCGTTGTGTGCAAAGGCATGTGGAAAGGTGAAGAAGTGCTGGGCATGAAGCTCACCTGGAACAAGCGCTACATCACCCTGGCCCCTATCGCCACCGTATTGGGTCTGGCCTTTAAACTGCGTGACCCTGAGCGTCTGCTCGGCGGCGAAGAAGAACTCGGCATTACCTGCGCCCTTATTCCTACCGATGTGGAAGGCGTGGAAACCGGTCGTCGTCACTTCCCGCTGAACTGCATGTTCCAAAACGGCCCAACCCGCGGTAAAGACGTGTTTGTGCCATTAAGCTTTATCATTGGCGGTCCGAAAATGGCCGGTCAGGGCTGGCGCATGCTGGTGGAATGTCTGTCGGTTGGCCGCGGCATTACCCTGCCATCCAACTCGGCCGGTGGCGTAAAAACTGCTGCCCTGGCAACCGGTGCCTATGCCCGCATCCGTCGCCAGTTCAAGCTGCCTATCGGTAAGCTGGAAGGTATTGAAGAGCCAATGGCGCGCATCGGCGGTAACGCTTATCTGATGGACGCGGTGACCTCGCTGACCACCACGGGTATTGATCTGGGTGAAAAGCCATCGGTTATCTCTGCCATTGTGAAGTATCACCTCACCGACCGTATGCAGAAATGCGTAATCGATGCCATGGACATCCACGGTGGTAAAGGTGTGTGCCTTGGCCCCAACAACTATCTGGGCCGTGGTTATCAGGCTGCGCCTATCGCCATTACCGTGGAAGGTGCCAACATCCTTACCCGCTCGATGATCATCTATGGTCAGGGCGCCATTCGCTGCCATCCTTATGTGCTGGCCGAAATGGACTCTGCCTTCGATAAAGACGTGCGTCAGGGTCTGAACAAGTTCGATGCCGCCCTCTTTGGCCACATCGGCTTTACCATCAGCAACCTGGTTCG
The window above is part of the Shewanella litorisediminis genome. Proteins encoded here:
- a CDS encoding MGMT family protein yields the protein MSSLSPSRIWHIVTLIPEGKVLSYGKVADLAGLPGRARYVSRALKLAPDSLELPWHRVINSQGKIAFPKDTEPFRQQQESLRLEGVTVNQGKINLSEYEWRPDMATLILSLPY
- a CDS encoding DUF3108 domain-containing protein, giving the protein MRKFLLSLALPLLSLGAQAQSSLSPFEANYKVLYGDIGLGKAHFSLPAPEGHYYEYNFTSELSLLFLSDERSIKSKFRLTDHGLEPMVFMHQRTGTGSDFSEQVAFLKDKSIVRSNYKGEHIELPFESQLYDTMMVQLQFRQDLIDGKDSLEYHMVKDNEIDEYSFKRIGEEVLNIDGTEYRTLRLEVVRDSKKRKTVVWMAPDLAYLPVRMTHFEKGDKQLDVQLTGYRFTDTSPAPLASNP
- a CDS encoding class II glutamine amidotransferase gives rise to the protein MCELLAMSANVPTDIVFSFTGLAERGGVTGPHVDGWGITFYEGKGSRTFKDACPSSESHIARLIKSYPIKSETVISHIRQANRGCVALENTHPFDRELWGLNWTYAHNGQLSDYKDKFAVRRFRPVGDTDSELAFCWILEKLVARFGDERPKDMLPVFAYVAELAEEIRVLGVFNMILSEGNYLMSFCSNNLSHITRRAPFGKAKLIDTDVVIDFDKETTPKDVVTVIATRPLTDNEAWNIMQPGQWQLFCKGEVVGGGAFVAAPE
- the fadE gene encoding acyl-CoA dehydrogenase FadE — encoded protein: MTTLLWSIALLVVLGACAYLRVSLLTATAAAAIMLTAGWTLDVVGLWGGIIFLVIALPLNISSIRQSLITRPLLKLYRGIMPEMSSTEKEAIDAGTTWWEADLFAGNPNWKKLHNYPTARLSAEEQAFLDGPVNEVCRMVNEHQVSHELADLPADVWQYLKDNGFFAMIIKKKYGGLEFSAYAQSRVLQKLAGISSELASTVGVPNSLGPGELLQHYGTAEQQDYYLPRLAKGLEVPCFALTSPEAGSDAGSIPDYGVVCKGMWKGEEVLGMKLTWNKRYITLAPIATVLGLAFKLRDPERLLGGEEELGITCALIPTDVEGVETGRRHFPLNCMFQNGPTRGKDVFVPLSFIIGGPKMAGQGWRMLVECLSVGRGITLPSNSAGGVKTAALATGAYARIRRQFKLPIGKLEGIEEPMARIGGNAYLMDAVTSLTTTGIDLGEKPSVISAIVKYHLTDRMQKCVIDAMDIHGGKGVCLGPNNYLGRGYQAAPIAITVEGANILTRSMIIYGQGAIRCHPYVLAEMDSAFDKDVRQGLNKFDAALFGHIGFTISNLVRSVWMGLTGSRFSNAPYGDKTKRYYQHMNRFSANLALLSDLAMATLGGNLKRKERISARLGDMLSQLYLASATLKRYQDEGRQTEDLPLVQWAVEDALFKLQASLDELLDNFPAGLGGVLRVLLLPFGRPLKRPSDVLDHKVAKIMQTPCASRERLGQGQFWEACDNNPVGVQEQTFKDILAAEPLYDKVCKAAGKRLPFMWLDKVAAEGKALGILSDAEIALLEKAEIGRMKSINVDDFDPAELVAQITGSKSQEQAA